AGCATATAATGAGAACAATCATGGCACGGGATCCTGCAATATAGTATCAAGGTTTTTTATGTACAAGCTCTGCTGGTTTTATGGCACGGGATATAAACTTACCTAACATGTACCCACACAATCTCATGACCGCTATCTTACAGTGTAGCAACTGTTTTTCTAGTGTCACTTTAtaactcttgtattggatgtaattcaaagctgacatttttatttaaaagaacAAACCATCACATAACTGTGATACCACCATTACTGAAGATCATACCATATAAATCTACtgcattccctttttttttttttttttttttttatgagtagCTGAGCAGAAccaatcaaaataaatgttatttgaaCAGATacattacaatgaaaagtggAGCTCCGTAACCACAGTAACAGACGCCAAACATAAGGGTGGTGACACATCTTTGTGAAGCAGTGACACAGTCGGCCTGATGACATActcaaaacattccaaaagaGGAAGTTTCGTGTCATAATGAGGGGCTCAATGTTGATaaaactacagtggaacctcggaaGTCGAGCGCCCTCAAGGTGGAATAATTTGGAGCCGGAATGTTTTGCCCATTGAGCATCTTAAGACTTTTGCGTTAtctatagttgttttttttaatggcacacAACTCTTAACTCCGGCAATATCAATAAAACACCACTATAGTTATGCCCCAATATTTGCCTGCCGCGAATAGGGGAAAACTAATTGAAGCCCCCACCTAGAAATGTTTAGAATTGCTGATATGTATATTGAAGTAGGGTGCCAAATCAGTTTAAATTTCAAACTAAGCTTACAaaattaccattaaaaaaagaaataactttACAGTTTTGGAAATGCGCCCTAAGTGCATGCGTACCTGCACACACAGCCAAGACTCTTCGGAACTTCCacgaacaacccaggctaaacttagctcctcccctaCATACAAAGTATCACTTCAATGTCCCTGGACCAATTACTGTACTCCTTTCCTATTtcgacagggctttggcgccaatttgtggcatcttagaaggtgagtttttcagcaaatggttggtgacacacatttccaaaggctgagtagttttactttatttcagtTATACATGGTTTAAATAGTTTTTACACTATTTTGGCATTTAGTCACTTTAACACTGCCAACGCAAGGTTTTATGAGCAACACTTTGAATTCTCTTTACGTTCCTATGGGAACTTGTGGTTTCAATTGGGAACAACCTGGAAGTCAACAAGCGAGACTGAACAGAGTACATTGGACTTTGGGGGTTCCactgaagtttaaaaaaaaaaaagttgacaaacCTCAGCTTTTGAATTGATACATGTGATCTGTTGCTGCCTGATATGATGCTGTGTTGAGAATATATTTGTTTCCTGGCTGGCTTTGCAAGTCAtggcttttattaaaaaaaaaaaaaaaaaaaaaacagaccatgACAAACTTTCAGCTTATCTGCTTCTTTCTGCAAAAAAACGTTGTCTCCATATGCTGGCATAGTGGCTCTTACTTCGGTGCCCTTTGTGCATTATATTTGTTAATCTCCTTTTTTTTGGACAGAACCTgctgtaatttttaaaatacagccAAAGGAGAGACACAGGCTCATTGCTACACATGAAAAAGTATACACAAATGAAAGCAGACACAAAAGAGCCAAAACTGCAAACAAAGAATCCCACAAATCTTTGGCTGAAGGGGCATTTCAAGAACATGCAACAGTCTCCCGAAGTGGTAGATGATGGGATCCATTGAGTAACTTGAATAAGATGTGTGCAAGTCCGTAATAAATGTGCAATAACAATTTGACGCCAAACAGCTTGAGAGTGGTGCGAGAAAATCCCCTCTTCTGGCTCCGTCGATGTTCAACACCTCATCATGATGTCCGGTAGCAGCTCGAATCACCACCTGTGGCAGAGAGTACACCGTGGTTAATGTGGATTTGGAGACAACTGCGATGTAAGAACGTTTAACCATCCCACTAAGACTAAACTACAGGCACCGTTATTTCTGAAATAACAGCCTCCGCTCTAATAATAACTGGCACTTTCAACGGGACTTTTgctcacaacacaaacattccaagcgatttttttttttttttgggggggggggggggggggtcttaacATTTCCACGCCCGGTTACGCCCCTGCAGCGCAACGAGATCGTGCATGACGAGGCTTGCTTTACAAAAAACACAAGACTATCTGCACTGGGGGATCAAAACAagttttcaaaaaacatttcaaaacaagacAGCTTGTCCCTAAAATAAGTGTGGGGGGGGAATTAATATGAATTGACTTGATCAGATTAAAAGTAAGATCTTGGATCTTAAAGTCTTTTTGTCTTcctgaaaatgtattattattattatttttttttaaagagttatAACTGTCTTGaattaagtacagtaatgtTTTCACGAGCAATAGGATAGATTCGCCGGGTAAGCGTTTTTTTTCTAGTGTGCTTTAAAAGCttgttctcacacacacacacacacacacacgccagtCCCTATTTTAACACTTAACTGATTTGtcatacaatacatacataGAATACAATACGTACAGGTTTTTCCATCTGTCGTAACTCATGTTGCTCGGTAACTAATTTATTGGGAAATGAATCAAGTTTGTAATCTCGGgtcctcaaaacaaaacaatgatcttggagagttgtttttttttttttttttttttttttttttaaatcacatttagtGTCTTCTGTGTTCTTTTATCCTTTGTTTCTATACAGTTGAGATTACAGCACAAGGCATGATATTTGAGTGACATTGGGAACGAGGGAGGTTGATGAATTGAACGTTGAATTTTACCCACAATGCTTTAGGGGACAAGAGGAACTtgcaaccacaaaaaaaaatatctgcaaaCGAATCTAGGGGGAGGGTACAACATCTATGATTTCCAAGAAACGCACATTCAAAATGCAGATGTGCGAAGCAcacttttcatttgattattttttttttttttgcggcggACGATCTGTTCCGGGCACGACTATCTGTGGTATCTTGCCCAACAGCGTTCAAAATTCCTCTGCAAAGCATTTGGGAGTTGAAGAGCCACGTGAAAAACTGAAACGTCTCCGGAGAACAAATGCGCCTTTTCTGTCAGTGGTTGCATTTGGTTGCCCGCTTGATTTTTCAATGGTAAACCAAGCTAGATAGCACAAAGATAGCCTGGATATTCTGGTTGTTGGACTTGGCCCAAATACAACTCATCGGTTTCCTAAAGTGTTATTCGACTTACCAAGAAGCTTAGCTTGTCTTCATTTTGTCCCTTGCATCAAGCATTTCTTTCTTGTCTTCATCTGTCACCTCGGATTGCCCGCTCTCCTCCTCCACtgctgttttttcttcttccaatcCAAGGAGGACACTCTTTTTCAGGCTGACAGAGATCACTAATGCTTGCACAATGCCGTAGATGAACGCAAACTCTGGGAGATGCTCCTGGATCACCCAAAGCAGTCCGGCCATTCCCACCGTGGACACAAAAAACATGGCCATGCCGTGTAGCCAAAGCCGCAGCGGTCCCTGAATCCCCAACATTTCCAAGATCAGCTTGACGGGTGGCGACACAATCCACAGGAATCCCACCACGAGCAGGTCAAACAGGTGGCGGAGGAAGTTGAAGCAGATCTCGTAGTGCTCCGGAAACAATTCCACATTCAAGCTGTGCACAAAGAGACGAAAGGGGGACGCTATCTGGGAACGTGGCGTCGGGGAAGGAGGAGGTGTTCCGTAGTCTGAAAAGTCCCCGTCAACGTCTCCATCGCCACTCTTGATGTGACGGGTTTTTTTCGAGAGTCGACTCGGCTGTGTTTTCCTCGCCCAGGGTAGAAAGGATGTCGGAAGATATTTATTCCACCATCTCGGAACACGTTCGACAGTTGTCTCCATTTCTTGTTTCCCTGCACGTAGATCTTCAATTTCCCCAGGTTGGAACTTCTCCTGAGCTTCCCAGTACTCATCCTCTCCTGGAGTCTTTTGGTCTTCTCTCGTAGCGGCGTCACTTAGCTTCCAGGCGTCAGTTTTGTCTGACGGGGCACTGCTACCCCAGGAGCGCACCCACCTCCATGCCCGTCCAACCACAGCTGCCATGTTTCCTACAGGAACTTTCTTGCAGATCGGCGAAACTGGAAAAAGACTCCGCTTCTCGTCCAAAATGGTTTCTGCAAGTAGTcttgagctttttaaaaaaaaaaaaaaaaaaaaaaaacacaacacattaaTTGCCAGTAGTCATACAAAACGCAACGTGCGGCTCCGTAATAATTGTATTCTCGACACCCTTGTGTGTTTTCCAAGTCGCAAAAATGATGATATTGGTTCCGTAACACTCGTTGTTCAGGTTTGTCACTTCCGGAAGTAAATCGGGGTCAGCTTCGATGCGTTGATTTCAAGTTTTTGTCAGACGCCAGTTATTGTTCGCCAAGCTTAGCCAACTTTTCCAGAGTTTAGAGCCCCGCTTCACTTGGTGGACCTGGAAAGAAGTGTCGTGTCTCCAAATGTTCCTTCCCACGTAGACACTTCGGTGTAGCTAATGCTGCACATGCACATCTTGGCTACGTCAGGTCGATTTGATAATACTTCTGATGACTATTATTAAAcatcttagaaaaaaaaaaaaataatcggcCTCGGAATGCGGATAGTTCATCAATAGCCCCGATGGTAAATCACAATTGAGAACTAATCTTGAACTAAAAGATCACCTTCATCGACGTTGGGCTGGGCGTCACTGCTTGCTATTTATGGTAAGCTTGACTTCGCCATTCTCTCGCCTCCGACACCAAGTCAGCAATTGGTGCTCGTGTCGTGTCGTGTCATTGCTTTGCCGGGATACAAATGGAGAAAATTCCAATTCGTTCCAATCCGGCCTGCGGCAGGCTTGACTAGTCTTTGAAGACAGCGTGCAGTGCACAAGAGCAAAAGAGGGAGGACTTCCGGCtggctttcaaaataaaactgttcAACCTGTGCGTTtcgatgctttttttttttttttttttaaacaaagaaataaaatactcGCTTGACTCATTTGCACGAGTTTAACGCAGCTGAAGTCACTTTTGCTTGATATCACGAGTCAACTATCAACGGATTCCCAGGAATGTTTAGATCTTAAAATCGTCCAGCTAGTTTAAATCTAATTTACCTCTAGATTAAGTACTCTATTGTCCAAAATATCATATTTAATcctgaaatgaagaaaaaaaaaaatgcaaccagCTAGTTTTAATCTAATTTACCTCTACATTAAGTACTCTATTGTCCAAAATACCATATTTAATcctgaaatgaaaaacagaatGAAAGGAGACTGTGCAGATAATGTGGGGAGGCCAAATCTGAAGCACATTTTCAGAGTTGCCACTTTGCAAA
This is a stretch of genomic DNA from Phycodurus eques isolate BA_2022a chromosome 20, UOR_Pequ_1.1, whole genome shotgun sequence. It encodes these proteins:
- the c20h6orf47 gene encoding uncharacterized protein C6orf47 homolog; translated protein: MAAVVGRAWRWVRSWGSSAPSDKTDAWKLSDAATREDQKTPGEDEYWEAQEKFQPGEIEDLRAGKQEMETTVERVPRWWNKYLPTSFLPWARKTQPSRLSKKTRHIKSGDGDVDGDFSDYGTPPPSPTPRSQIASPFRLFVHSLNVELFPEHYEICFNFLRHLFDLLVVGFLWIVSPPVKLILEMLGIQGPLRLWLHGMAMFFVSTVGMAGLLWVIQEHLPEFAFIYGIVQALVISVSLKKSVLLGLEEEKTAVEEESGQSEVTDEDKKEMLDARDKMKTS